From Alteromonas sp. RKMC-009, one genomic window encodes:
- a CDS encoding PilW family protein: protein MNQRGFTLIEMMIALVLGLVISGAVIQTMVSSRVTNSLNQAVSQVQESGRFVMARLNREVIGAGRYDQVVARVDTTVDPLVEAAFIQNRPVGLPGDYLSSASLGSSQGGSGADDELVVNFLGREDCTGNRYGYTGNDEFHVVNRYYVSGEKLYCSGYDGRALRGVKTATGTSKSVVLMDNVVSFQVQYGVTATATGSQGQAVQYVTASQLSALRAVNRQVVSVRIGVLLKSDASQVSNIASRNIAVLNESAVATDSGHYFQVFTQTLALRNMKNFVRSL, encoded by the coding sequence ATGAATCAGCGGGGCTTTACCTTAATCGAAATGATGATCGCGCTGGTGCTGGGTCTGGTGATCAGCGGTGCAGTGATCCAGACAATGGTCAGTTCCAGAGTGACAAATTCCCTGAATCAGGCGGTCAGCCAGGTGCAGGAATCAGGACGTTTTGTTATGGCAAGGCTGAACCGCGAAGTTATTGGGGCCGGGCGCTACGACCAGGTAGTAGCCAGAGTGGATACCACGGTAGACCCCCTTGTTGAAGCGGCATTTATTCAGAACCGGCCTGTCGGCTTGCCGGGGGATTATCTGTCCAGCGCATCCCTTGGCTCAAGCCAGGGCGGAAGCGGCGCTGATGATGAACTGGTTGTGAATTTTCTGGGGCGGGAGGATTGCACCGGAAACCGTTATGGCTACACAGGCAATGACGAATTTCACGTGGTGAACCGCTACTACGTGTCCGGAGAAAAGCTCTATTGTTCAGGATACGATGGCCGGGCATTGCGTGGTGTAAAAACGGCAACAGGTACCAGCAAGTCGGTGGTTCTGATGGATAATGTCGTGAGTTTTCAGGTGCAGTACGGCGTTACGGCCACCGCAACCGGTTCTCAGGGACAAGCTGTTCAGTATGTCACCGCCAGTCAGTTGTCAGCATTGCGGGCGGTTAACCGCCAGGTTGTATCGGTACGCATCGGGGTGTTATTAAAAAGTGATGCCTCTCAGGTCTCAAATATCGCCAGCCGTAATATTGCCGTACTGAATGAGAGCGCGGTAGCTACTGACAGCGGGCACTATTTTCAGGTGTTCACGCAAACACTGGCGTTACGCAATATGAAGAATTTTGTGAGGAGCCTGTGA
- a CDS encoding type IV pilus modification PilV family protein, whose translation MRQHTLQKRQTGVGFIEVLITLFVLAIGLLGVASLQFVGSFANRDAISRTQSELVAEQVAERLRAATRPATAGDGMVVNNAYFSSNNYNFATLSCGSGDTYACHCLSLPSSIPDCESGTCSEAQIAQYDAWSLSCAAVQTNKAITLDVSCTDSNSGDADTCSAGSRIHIMLTWPVSSSSKQQYTLNTRCNPDSGDSNACVVKDITL comes from the coding sequence ATGCGTCAGCATACGTTGCAAAAACGGCAAACCGGTGTGGGCTTCATTGAAGTCCTCATAACGTTGTTCGTGCTTGCTATCGGTCTGCTTGGCGTTGCATCGCTGCAATTTGTGGGTTCTTTTGCGAACAGGGATGCGATAAGCCGCACACAGTCTGAGCTGGTTGCCGAACAGGTAGCAGAGCGGTTACGGGCTGCCACGCGGCCGGCCACGGCAGGCGACGGAATGGTAGTGAATAACGCTTATTTCAGTAGTAACAATTATAATTTTGCCACGCTGTCCTGTGGTTCCGGTGATACGTATGCGTGTCACTGTCTGAGCCTGCCTTCTTCCATTCCTGACTGTGAAAGCGGCACATGCAGCGAAGCACAGATAGCGCAGTACGATGCGTGGTCATTGTCCTGTGCAGCAGTACAAACTAATAAAGCCATTACATTAGATGTGTCCTGCACTGACAGTAACAGCGGAGATGCGGACACCTGCTCAGCAGGCTCCCGCATTCATATTATGTTGACGTGGCCGGTTTCGTCTTCCTCCAAGCAACAGTACACGTTAAATACCCGGTGTAACCCTGACTCAGGCGACAGTAATGCCTGCGTGGTTAAGGACATCACACTATGA
- the ispH gene encoding 4-hydroxy-3-methylbut-2-enyl diphosphate reductase produces the protein MQIHLANPRGFCAGVDRAITIVERALEMFSPPIYVRHEVVHNKFVVDGLKERGALFVDELDEVPDDSIVIFSAHGVSQAVRKEAEARGLKVFDATCPLVTKVHMEVTRASKTGTECILIGHAGHPEVEGTMGQYNNPEGGIYLVESSEDVAKLEVKDPQHLYFCSQTTLSVDDTADVIDALRDKFPAISGPRKDDICYATQNRQDAVRELATDCEVLLVVGATNSSNSNRLRELAEKMGAQAHLIADENCIQKAWLEGVEHIGVTAGASAPEVLVQRVVNQLKAWGAQSASERPGREENVEFAVPKELRIKQVS, from the coding sequence ATGCAAATACATCTTGCCAATCCCCGAGGCTTCTGTGCGGGTGTAGACCGTGCCATCACTATTGTTGAACGTGCACTGGAAATGTTCAGCCCGCCTATCTATGTACGTCATGAAGTGGTTCACAATAAATTTGTTGTGGATGGTCTGAAAGAGCGTGGCGCACTGTTTGTTGATGAACTTGATGAAGTGCCGGACGACAGTATCGTTATTTTTTCTGCCCACGGCGTTTCTCAGGCAGTACGAAAAGAAGCAGAAGCCCGCGGACTGAAAGTGTTTGATGCAACCTGTCCGCTGGTAACGAAAGTGCATATGGAAGTGACACGCGCCAGCAAAACCGGCACGGAATGTATTCTCATCGGTCACGCCGGACACCCTGAAGTAGAAGGTACGATGGGGCAGTACAATAATCCGGAAGGTGGCATCTATCTGGTGGAATCCAGCGAAGATGTTGCAAAACTGGAAGTGAAGGATCCGCAGCATTTGTATTTCTGCAGTCAGACTACGTTATCGGTAGATGACACTGCGGATGTTATCGATGCACTCCGAGACAAATTCCCGGCAATCAGCGGTCCTCGCAAAGACGACATTTGTTACGCTACGCAAAACCGTCAGGATGCCGTGCGTGAACTGGCGACAGATTGCGAAGTGTTGCTGGTTGTCGGTGCTACGAACAGTTCGAACTCCAACCGTCTGCGCGAACTCGCGGAAAAAATGGGTGCGCAGGCGCATCTTATTGCCGATGAAAATTGTATTCAGAAAGCGTGGCTTGAAGGTGTTGAACACATCGGTGTTACCGCCGGTGCCTCTGCGCCGGAAGTGCTGGTGCAGCGGGTAGTCAATCAGCTTAAGGCATGGGGAGCGCAAAGTGCTTCTGAACGTCCCGGACGTGAAGAAAACGTAGAATTTGCCGTGCCTAAAGAGTTACGTATTAAACAAGTCAGTTAA
- the fkpB gene encoding FKBP-type peptidyl-prolyl cis-trans isomerase — protein sequence MSDFVINAQSEVIMHFDLKLEDGSAADSTRLNKPAKLVMGDGSLTPNFEACLLGLSKGDKKAFTLAPEDAFGQPNPDNIHHMERTRFSHDLNLEEGMIVAFSQPDGSEVPGIVRSLAGDSVTVDFNHPLAGQTVIFDVEIIDVINSAA from the coding sequence ATGAGTGATTTTGTGATTAATGCCCAATCTGAAGTGATCATGCACTTCGATTTAAAGCTGGAAGACGGTTCTGCCGCTGACAGTACCCGTCTGAATAAGCCGGCCAAGCTGGTGATGGGCGATGGCAGCCTGACACCTAATTTTGAAGCGTGCCTGCTGGGTTTGAGTAAAGGCGATAAAAAGGCTTTTACGCTGGCCCCTGAAGACGCTTTCGGTCAGCCTAATCCGGATAATATCCATCATATGGAACGCACCCGTTTCAGCCATGATCTAAACCTTGAGGAAGGTATGATCGTGGCGTTTTCACAGCCTGACGGCAGCGAAGTACCGGGCATTGTCAGAAGTCTTGCCGGTGATTCTGTTACCGTAGATTTCAATCATCCGCTGGCAGGTCAGACGGTGATTTTCGATGTCGAGATAATCGACGTAATTAATTCTGCAGCGTAA
- the lspA gene encoding signal peptidase II produces the protein MPKLLTDTGLRFLWISAVVVVLDLWSKYEVIGKMALSESIQILPFFNLTYVRNYGAAFSFLHDASGWQRWFFTAIAVGVSAVILWWLKQAGKGQKLLPVAFCFILGGAIGNVYDRLVHGFVIDFLDFYVGQSHWPAFNLADSAIFIGAALLVWDMLTSKDESNASESAGSNS, from the coding sequence ATGCCTAAACTGTTGACTGATACCGGCCTGCGCTTTTTATGGATAAGTGCTGTCGTGGTGGTACTGGATTTATGGAGCAAGTACGAAGTTATCGGCAAAATGGCATTGTCTGAGTCCATTCAGATATTGCCGTTTTTCAACTTAACTTATGTACGTAACTACGGTGCCGCGTTCAGCTTTTTGCATGATGCCTCAGGCTGGCAACGGTGGTTTTTTACCGCTATTGCAGTAGGGGTGAGTGCCGTTATTTTATGGTGGCTGAAACAGGCCGGAAAAGGGCAGAAGCTGTTACCGGTAGCGTTTTGTTTTATTTTGGGCGGTGCTATAGGTAACGTTTACGACCGGCTGGTTCACGGTTTCGTTATCGACTTTTTAGACTTTTATGTTGGTCAGTCACACTGGCCGGCTTTTAACCTTGCAGACAGCGCCATTTTTATTGGTGCTGCCTTACTGGTGTGGGACATGCTTACCAGTAAAGATGAAAGCAATGCGTCTGAGAGCGCCGGTTCAAATTCGTAA
- the ileS gene encoding isoleucine--tRNA ligase — translation MSDYKPTLNLPETPFPMRGNLAQREPAMLNDWQEKDLYKQIRAAKAGKTPFILHDGPPYANGDIHIGHAVNKILKDIIVKAKTLSDFDAPYVPGWDCHGLPIELMVEKKVGKPGVKVSAAEFRQKCRDYAQKQIDGQMADFKRLGVFGEWDNPYKTMDFKSEADIIRALGKIADSGHLEKGFKPVHWCTDCGSALAEAEVEYKDKVSPAIDVKFPVADADAIAAAFGVSAGDLKAHNASAVIWTTTPWTLPANRAISLHPELTYSLVELDGGDWIILAEDLVESCMSRYSVENFKTVATCTGQSLEKLTVNHPFLDITVPFILGDHVTTDSGTGLVHTAPAHGVDDFNVGKQYDIEVYNPVANNGVYNDETPLFAGQFVFKANKPIIEKLEENGNLLLNINYEHSYPHCWRHKTPIIFRATPQWFISMDKKGLRKASLEQIEKTEWIPEWGQNRIEKMVEGRPDWCISRQRTWGVPIPLYVHSVSGELHPETAAIIETVAQAVEHKGIQAWWDLDDAALLGADAEQYEKVTDTLDVWFDSGVTHYFVVERRDDIPASADLYLEGSDQHRGWFMSSLMTSTAMYGHAPYKEVLTHGFTVDAQGRKMSKSIGNVVAPQQVTNKLGADILRLWVASTDYRGEIAVSDEILKRAADAYRRIRNTARFLLANLNGFDPVKDAVAPDNMVALDRWIVARTEKLQNEIIEAYNNYDMLVVSQKLTHFCSIELGSFYLDIIKDRQYTAKGDSNARRSCQTALYHIIEALVRWMAPVTSFTAQEIWDALPGERSEFVFTEAWYEGLGGFATEGGFNDAYWHKVMTVKDAANQAMEQARKDGQLGGSLEANIKLFADDALKSVLDKLEDELRFVLITSGVELLPLSEKTDSAKATELDGLFIEVTKSSGEKCVRCWHHRDDVGSHEAHPELCGRCVTNVDGVGENRQYA, via the coding sequence ATGAGCGATTACAAACCGACATTGAATTTACCGGAAACGCCTTTTCCTATGCGTGGCAACTTAGCGCAAAGAGAACCGGCGATGCTTAACGATTGGCAGGAAAAAGACCTGTACAAACAAATTCGCGCAGCAAAAGCAGGTAAGACGCCATTTATTTTGCACGATGGCCCTCCTTATGCGAACGGTGATATTCACATTGGTCACGCTGTAAACAAAATTCTGAAAGACATTATCGTTAAGGCTAAAACCTTATCTGATTTCGATGCGCCTTATGTTCCCGGTTGGGATTGTCACGGTCTGCCCATCGAATTAATGGTTGAAAAGAAAGTCGGTAAGCCGGGCGTAAAAGTCTCTGCGGCTGAGTTTCGTCAGAAGTGCCGCGACTACGCGCAAAAGCAAATCGATGGCCAGATGGCAGATTTTAAACGCCTCGGTGTGTTTGGTGAGTGGGATAATCCCTATAAAACCATGGATTTTAAATCTGAGGCAGACATCATCCGCGCGCTGGGCAAAATTGCAGATTCCGGACATCTGGAAAAAGGTTTTAAACCGGTTCACTGGTGTACAGATTGTGGTTCAGCGCTGGCAGAAGCAGAAGTTGAATATAAAGATAAGGTTTCGCCAGCTATCGATGTGAAATTCCCGGTAGCGGATGCAGACGCAATTGCTGCTGCATTTGGTGTGTCTGCCGGTGACTTAAAAGCGCACAATGCGTCAGCGGTTATCTGGACCACCACGCCATGGACATTGCCTGCCAACCGTGCGATTAGTTTGCATCCTGAATTGACCTATTCGCTGGTCGAACTGGACGGCGGTGACTGGATAATCCTGGCGGAAGATCTGGTCGAAAGCTGTATGTCACGTTACAGCGTGGAAAACTTTAAAACAGTGGCAACCTGCACGGGCCAGTCACTTGAAAAGCTGACCGTAAATCACCCGTTCCTGGATATTACTGTACCGTTCATTTTAGGTGACCACGTTACTACGGATTCCGGTACCGGCCTTGTACACACAGCACCGGCTCACGGTGTGGACGACTTCAATGTTGGTAAGCAATACGACATCGAAGTATACAACCCTGTTGCAAACAACGGTGTCTATAATGACGAAACGCCGCTGTTTGCCGGTCAGTTCGTGTTTAAAGCAAACAAACCGATCATCGAAAAGCTCGAAGAGAACGGCAACCTGCTGCTGAATATCAATTATGAGCACAGCTATCCCCATTGCTGGCGCCATAAAACGCCAATCATTTTCCGTGCTACGCCTCAGTGGTTTATCAGCATGGATAAAAAAGGCCTGAGAAAAGCGTCTCTGGAACAAATAGAGAAGACAGAGTGGATCCCTGAGTGGGGCCAGAACCGCATTGAGAAAATGGTAGAGGGTCGTCCCGACTGGTGTATTTCTCGTCAGCGTACCTGGGGCGTTCCCATCCCCCTTTATGTACACAGCGTTTCCGGTGAACTACACCCGGAGACTGCCGCAATCATCGAAACGGTTGCGCAAGCTGTTGAGCATAAAGGGATACAGGCCTGGTGGGATCTGGACGATGCCGCACTGTTAGGTGCTGATGCTGAGCAGTACGAAAAGGTGACAGATACGCTGGACGTATGGTTTGACTCAGGTGTAACGCATTATTTTGTTGTTGAGCGTAGAGACGATATTCCGGCCAGCGCTGACTTGTACCTAGAAGGTTCTGACCAGCACCGTGGCTGGTTCATGTCGTCCTTAATGACCTCCACAGCTATGTATGGTCACGCTCCTTATAAAGAAGTGCTGACGCACGGTTTCACTGTGGACGCGCAGGGCCGTAAGATGTCCAAGTCCATCGGTAACGTGGTCGCGCCGCAGCAGGTCACAAACAAGCTGGGCGCAGACATACTGCGCTTGTGGGTAGCGTCGACTGACTATCGCGGCGAAATCGCGGTGAGCGATGAGATTTTAAAACGTGCTGCTGATGCGTACCGCCGGATCCGTAACACTGCCCGTTTTCTGCTGGCTAACCTGAATGGCTTCGACCCGGTTAAAGATGCGGTTGCACCGGACAATATGGTTGCTCTGGATCGCTGGATCGTTGCCCGCACTGAAAAGCTGCAAAATGAAATCATTGAAGCGTACAACAATTACGACATGCTGGTGGTATCACAAAAACTGACTCACTTCTGTTCAATTGAACTGGGCAGTTTTTATCTGGATATCATTAAAGATCGTCAATACACGGCGAAAGGGGATAGCAATGCCCGTCGTTCGTGCCAAACTGCGTTGTACCACATCATCGAAGCGCTGGTTCGTTGGATGGCACCGGTCACCAGTTTCACTGCTCAGGAAATCTGGGATGCGTTACCCGGTGAGCGTAGTGAGTTTGTTTTCACTGAAGCCTGGTACGAAGGTCTCGGTGGCTTTGCGACAGAAGGCGGCTTCAACGATGCTTACTGGCATAAAGTGATGACAGTGAAAGACGCGGCCAACCAGGCGATGGAGCAGGCGCGTAAGGACGGTCAGTTAGGTGGTTCACTGGAAGCGAATATTAAACTGTTCGCAGATGACGCACTGAAATCTGTACTGGACAAGCTGGAAGATGAACTGCGTTTCGTCCTGATTACTTCCGGTGTTGAGCTGTTGCCGTTAAGCGAAAAAACAGACAGCGCGAAAGCCACAGAGCTGGATGGCCTGTTCATTGAAGTGACGAAGAGCAGCGGTGAAAAATGTGTTCGCTGCTGGCATCACCGTGATGACGTGGGCAGTCATGAAGCGCACCCTGAATTATGCGGACGTTGTGTAACTAACGTCGACGGTGTAGGGGAAAATCGTCAATATGCCTAA
- the ribF gene encoding bifunctional riboflavin kinase/FAD synthetase — MELIRGLHNLRPDHSGCVLTIGKFDGVHRGHQAVLANVHEKTRELGLPSTVMVFEPQPEELFSPDTAPARLSTLREKYQLLKAQDVDRLLCVRFDEYFASQSADTFIEELLVERLGVKFLVVGDDFRFGRGRRGDFSMLQRAGQSMGFEVASTQSFMVDDCRISSTAVREVLAAGEFEKAGNMLGRPFVIDGRVVHGEKKGRTIGFPTANVLLKRSRPAINGVFAVTVDVNGTRYYGVANVGSRPTVAGKRTQLEVHIFGYSGSLYGGQIKVYPVKKLRDEEKFASFDALKQQIQRDAQAARALFGIAGI, encoded by the coding sequence GTGGAATTAATTCGCGGTCTTCATAATTTGCGCCCCGATCATAGCGGGTGCGTGCTGACTATTGGCAAGTTTGACGGTGTTCACCGGGGCCATCAGGCAGTACTGGCAAATGTACATGAAAAAACCCGTGAACTCGGCTTGCCTTCTACCGTTATGGTTTTTGAGCCTCAGCCCGAAGAGCTGTTCAGTCCCGATACAGCTCCTGCGCGCCTGAGTACCTTACGGGAAAAATATCAGTTACTGAAAGCACAGGATGTTGACCGTTTATTGTGTGTCCGCTTTGACGAGTATTTTGCCAGTCAGTCTGCAGACACCTTTATCGAAGAGTTGCTGGTTGAGCGTCTCGGCGTGAAATTCCTGGTGGTAGGCGATGACTTCCGTTTTGGCCGTGGTCGCCGCGGTGACTTTTCCATGTTGCAGCGGGCAGGGCAGAGCATGGGGTTTGAAGTCGCAAGTACCCAGAGCTTTATGGTCGATGATTGCCGCATCAGTTCCACAGCAGTGCGTGAAGTACTGGCTGCCGGTGAATTTGAAAAAGCCGGTAACATGCTGGGACGGCCATTCGTGATAGATGGTCGGGTGGTACACGGGGAGAAAAAAGGGCGCACAATCGGGTTCCCGACTGCCAATGTATTACTGAAACGTTCCCGCCCGGCCATTAACGGCGTATTTGCCGTAACCGTGGATGTGAATGGCACCCGCTATTATGGCGTAGCCAATGTGGGTTCCCGTCCGACGGTGGCAGGAAAACGCACGCAACTGGAAGTGCATATATTTGGCTATAGCGGTTCGCTGTACGGCGGGCAGATAAAAGTCTATCCGGTAAAGAAATTACGGGATGAGGAAAAATTCGCGTCATTTGACGCATTGAAACAACAGATTCAGCGCGATGCGCAGGCAGCAAGAGCGCTGTTTGGCATTGCCGGCATTTAA
- the murJ gene encoding murein biosynthesis integral membrane protein MurJ → MSGKLLKSGIIVSVMTFISRILGLVRDVVVAKLMGDGAAADVFFFANKIPNFLRRLFAEGAFAQAFIPVLTEVHHQDDKAELRAFIARVSGTLGAIVFVVAILGVLASPVLTAIFGTGWFIAWWQGEEAGEKFELASVMLKITFPYLAFITLTGLAGAILNTLNRFAVAAFTPVLLNICIILCAWFVAPALSQPAFALAWGVFIGGIVQLLFQLPFLYRAGLLVKPKWGWHDPGVVKVRTLMIPALFGVSVGQINLLFDTLIASFLVTGSISWLYYSDRLLEFPLGLFGIAIATVILPTLSRNHVANDPKAFSGNMDWGVRMVSLLGIPAAVGLAFMAEPIMTVIFQRGAFTAETARMASYSLVAYAFGLVSFMWVKVLAPGFFSRQDTKTPVKFGIWCMIANMVFNLIFAIPYGYIGLAIATSLSATLNAGLLYTTLHKNGVYRASRETLFFLFKVVIASILMAGVIVYFDQGDAFYALDLTAQIYHVTLTIGSAVAVFLFILLVSGVRKRHFRAFGG, encoded by the coding sequence GTGTCAGGAAAGTTATTGAAGTCGGGGATCATTGTCAGCGTGATGACATTTATCTCCCGCATACTTGGGTTGGTCAGGGATGTTGTTGTAGCGAAACTCATGGGAGATGGCGCGGCAGCTGACGTATTCTTCTTCGCAAACAAAATTCCCAACTTCCTGCGACGCCTGTTTGCTGAAGGGGCGTTTGCCCAGGCATTTATTCCTGTGCTGACCGAAGTGCACCATCAGGACGACAAGGCAGAACTGCGGGCTTTTATTGCGAGGGTCTCCGGTACGTTGGGTGCGATTGTTTTTGTGGTCGCCATATTGGGTGTTCTTGCTTCCCCGGTACTCACAGCCATTTTTGGTACAGGCTGGTTTATTGCCTGGTGGCAGGGAGAGGAAGCCGGTGAAAAATTTGAGCTCGCTTCTGTCATGCTTAAAATCACCTTTCCTTATCTTGCCTTTATCACATTAACCGGATTGGCCGGGGCGATTTTAAATACGTTAAACCGCTTTGCCGTGGCTGCCTTTACGCCGGTATTACTGAACATCTGTATCATATTATGCGCCTGGTTCGTGGCACCGGCTTTATCCCAGCCGGCTTTTGCGCTGGCATGGGGCGTCTTTATTGGCGGTATCGTTCAGCTTCTATTCCAACTGCCGTTTCTGTACCGGGCCGGATTACTGGTAAAGCCAAAATGGGGCTGGCATGATCCCGGTGTGGTGAAAGTACGCACATTAATGATCCCCGCACTGTTTGGTGTGTCGGTAGGGCAGATCAATCTGCTGTTCGACACTCTCATTGCCAGTTTTCTTGTTACCGGCTCAATCAGTTGGCTTTATTATTCAGACCGGTTGCTGGAGTTTCCACTCGGTTTGTTCGGTATTGCCATCGCAACGGTCATTCTGCCGACTTTGTCGCGCAATCATGTGGCGAACGACCCCAAAGCATTCAGTGGTAACATGGACTGGGGCGTACGGATGGTGTCTTTACTGGGTATTCCTGCTGCTGTGGGTCTGGCATTTATGGCTGAGCCGATTATGACAGTTATTTTCCAGCGTGGTGCCTTCACTGCTGAAACCGCCCGTATGGCATCCTATTCGCTGGTGGCCTATGCCTTCGGACTGGTCAGTTTTATGTGGGTAAAAGTGCTCGCGCCCGGGTTCTTTTCACGGCAGGATACCAAAACACCAGTAAAATTCGGGATCTGGTGCATGATTGCCAATATGGTGTTTAACCTGATTTTCGCTATTCCTTACGGCTATATTGGCCTCGCTATTGCGACCTCTTTGTCAGCCACACTGAATGCCGGTCTGCTTTACACAACACTGCATAAAAACGGTGTGTACAGGGCCAGCAGAGAAACGCTTTTTTTCCTTTTTAAGGTGGTGATTGCCAGCATTCTGATGGCGGGTGTCATTGTGTATTTTGATCAGGGGGACGCATTTTATGCGCTGGATTTAACTGCACAAATTTATCATGTGACTCTCACTATTGGCTCCGCTGTGGCTGTTTTCCTCTTCATTTTGCTTGTTTCAGGTGTCCGCAAACGACACTTTCGGGCATTTGGCGGATAA
- the rpsT gene encoding 30S ribosomal protein S20, whose amino-acid sequence MANIKSAKKRAIQAEKRRQHNASRRSMTRTSIKKVVAAIAAGDKEGAQAALAAATPVLDRMATKGLIHKNKAARHKSRLSAQIKAL is encoded by the coding sequence TTGGCTAACATTAAGTCTGCTAAGAAACGTGCAATTCAAGCCGAAAAGCGTCGTCAGCATAATGCCAGCCGTCGCTCCATGACTCGTACAAGCATCAAGAAAGTAGTTGCCGCTATCGCTGCAGGTGATAAAGAAGGTGCACAAGCTGCACTGGCCGCTGCTACTCCGGTACTTGACAGAATGGCAACCAAAGGTTTGATTCACAAGAACAAAGCTGCTCGTCATAAGAGCCGTCTGTCTGCGCAAATTAAAGCGCTGTAA